The Fulvivirga ligni genome window below encodes:
- a CDS encoding serine hydrolase domain-containing protein has translation MKPLPFLIIIFASFHVFAQNAESIKSDSVTARIQQVENSLSPLVQKEGEALWNLQSQMQKYNLQGLSIAVINNFQIDWAKGYGVVGEPESELIDPETPFQAASMSKFVNAVALMKLKEEGKVDLDEDVNDFLSSWHLNYDSSISTSPITLRQLLSHTSGLSTHGFPGYKDGDKLPTIVEVLNGDKPANSEPVKMSIAPLISFKYSGGGTMIAQLLLEDVTGQPYEQYLADHVLGPADMRNSFYSIQPSKYPEQVALAHDPSGKTLKNGYNIYPESAAAGLWTTPTDLAKLIIQFQQSYKGKSKQLLLQSSAVDMTKPVLENGITALGMFIEVEENELYLQHSGANRGFRGKFFFSPESGKGVVVMINGTDTNIIDEIIRSVAYTYKWPGFLKFEAIKELSYTSSELKRFTGTYTLGKRKMTVELKKDKLMVSEKKKWSSPITPLQENVFVADHIKPKTTITFSSDENDKINKLIVNQGGIFEWTKVND, from the coding sequence ATGAAACCTTTACCTTTTCTTATCATCATATTTGCCAGCTTTCATGTCTTTGCTCAAAATGCTGAAAGCATTAAGTCAGATTCTGTTACTGCTAGAATACAGCAGGTAGAAAATAGTCTGAGTCCTTTGGTTCAAAAGGAGGGAGAGGCCTTATGGAATTTGCAAAGTCAGATGCAAAAATACAACCTTCAGGGGCTTAGTATTGCTGTCATTAACAACTTTCAAATTGACTGGGCCAAGGGATATGGTGTAGTTGGTGAGCCTGAGAGTGAGTTGATAGATCCTGAAACACCCTTTCAGGCAGCTTCCATGAGTAAATTTGTAAATGCAGTAGCCCTAATGAAGTTAAAGGAGGAGGGTAAAGTTGATTTAGATGAGGATGTCAATGATTTTTTGAGTTCGTGGCATCTTAATTATGACAGTTCCATCAGCACCAGCCCAATCACTCTTAGGCAGCTTTTGAGTCATACCTCTGGTCTTTCAACTCATGGCTTTCCAGGGTATAAGGATGGTGATAAATTGCCAACCATTGTTGAGGTATTAAATGGAGATAAGCCTGCAAATTCAGAGCCTGTGAAAATGTCAATTGCACCTTTAATCAGTTTCAAATACTCCGGCGGAGGCACTATGATCGCTCAGTTGCTACTAGAAGATGTAACGGGTCAACCTTATGAGCAGTATCTGGCTGATCATGTCCTGGGGCCAGCAGATATGAGAAATTCATTCTATTCAATTCAACCCTCAAAATATCCTGAACAGGTGGCTTTAGCCCACGATCCATCAGGAAAAACATTGAAAAATGGTTATAATATTTACCCTGAATCCGCGGCAGCAGGTTTATGGACTACACCCACGGATCTGGCTAAGCTGATTATTCAATTTCAACAGAGTTATAAGGGCAAGTCAAAGCAATTGTTGTTACAAAGTTCTGCAGTTGATATGACCAAGCCAGTATTAGAGAATGGTATCACTGCGCTGGGTATGTTTATAGAAGTGGAGGAAAACGAACTTTATTTGCAGCACTCCGGAGCTAATAGAGGGTTTAGAGGTAAGTTCTTCTTTAGTCCGGAAAGCGGTAAAGGTGTGGTTGTGATGATTAATGGTACTGACACAAATATTATTGATGAGATTATCCGAAGTGTAGCTTACACCTACAAATGGCCAGGCTTTCTAAAATTTGAGGCCATAAAAGAACTGAGTTATACTTCATCTGAACTAAAAAGATTTACTGGTACCTACACGTTAGGTAAAAGGAAAATGACAGTAGAATTGAAGAAAGATAAATTGATGGTTTCTGAAAAGAAGAAATGGAGCTCCCCGATAACTCCTTTACAGGAAAATGTATTTGTAGCCGACCATATAAAGCCGAAAACCACAATAACTTTTTCGAGTGATGAAAATGATAAAATCAACAAATTAATAGTAAATCAAGGTGGAATCTTTGAATGGACAAAAGT
- a CDS encoding CPBP family intramembrane glutamic endopeptidase translates to MSTKILNQDFSLQNRISAFIQLLLAYAFLYNPWTSFPYTFIIIIAAVITLVYLQDRNLQGIGLSASSNFLDTLKTVLIAFIIIEPIVDFIIQPLVNKLTGEVVDYSVFDFIAHDLSQYFKYLFFIIISAGFGEEILFRGFVYRQINIVLPNFKGKILLIIVLSAILFSIPHWYQGPGGVMITFIFGLAFATLYVKTNFNLLATILLHSLVDGLFITLAYFDKLDYYQLGNDLFFGF, encoded by the coding sequence ATGTCCACTAAGATTTTAAATCAGGATTTTTCTCTTCAAAACAGAATATCAGCTTTTATTCAGCTTCTATTGGCCTATGCGTTTCTGTATAATCCATGGACTTCATTTCCCTATACTTTTATAATAATTATTGCGGCTGTAATCACGCTTGTCTATCTGCAGGATCGGAATTTGCAAGGCATTGGATTATCTGCGAGTTCTAATTTTCTGGACACGCTAAAGACAGTCTTAATCGCTTTCATAATTATAGAACCAATAGTAGATTTTATAATACAGCCATTGGTCAATAAGCTTACTGGCGAAGTGGTGGACTATAGCGTTTTTGATTTTATAGCGCATGATCTTAGTCAATACTTTAAATACCTGTTTTTCATCATCATCAGTGCTGGATTTGGAGAGGAGATCTTGTTTAGAGGTTTTGTTTATAGGCAGATAAACATTGTTTTACCGAATTTTAAAGGTAAAATCTTATTGATCATCGTTCTTTCCGCTATTTTGTTTAGTATACCTCATTGGTATCAAGGTCCTGGTGGTGTGATGATCACCTTTATTTTTGGTCTTGCCTTTGCCACTTTGTATGTAAAAACCAACTTCAACCTCTTGGCAACTATTCTTCTTCATAGTTTAGTGGATGGTCTATTTATAACTTTGGCCTATTTTGATAAATTAGATTATTATCAACTGGGTAATGATTTGTTTTTTGGATTTTGA
- a CDS encoding serine hydrolase domain-containing protein, giving the protein MKYIILVLICFVSQYIFAQKNTGELPLPVQKKVDSLFASFDHLNTPGYAIGISKGAKTLYKKGYGSANLDYKIAIETNSAFSIASVSKQFTAACIALLILDGKLTLETPVSKFVPELNKYADTIRIKHLIYNTSGITDYHKLKRPGGKSWVTFNYFDTDECIATSLAVDTLQFKPGDQWDYCNVNFMLLTKVVEEISGLPFSEFAKKRLFEPLGMLNTIINDDATQIVKNRVTPYNPRNARYVEGYKEYGIQLKEEGEYIQHPRISPHYGGSGVISTIDDLLKVER; this is encoded by the coding sequence ATGAAATACATCATTCTGGTTCTCATTTGTTTTGTATCTCAATACATTTTCGCTCAGAAAAATACCGGAGAGCTACCCTTACCTGTACAGAAGAAGGTCGATTCGCTGTTTGCATCTTTTGATCATTTAAATACACCGGGCTACGCTATAGGAATCTCAAAGGGTGCGAAGACACTTTATAAAAAAGGTTATGGTTCAGCCAATTTGGATTATAAAATTGCTATTGAAACGAACTCAGCTTTTAGTATTGCCTCAGTTTCGAAGCAATTTACAGCGGCTTGCATTGCTCTTTTGATATTGGATGGAAAGCTTACATTAGAAACTCCTGTCTCTAAGTTTGTTCCCGAATTAAATAAGTATGCGGATACCATTCGGATTAAGCACTTGATCTATAACACAAGTGGTATTACTGACTATCATAAGCTAAAAAGACCGGGAGGAAAGTCATGGGTCACCTTCAATTACTTTGATACTGATGAATGTATAGCTACTTCATTAGCCGTTGATACTCTACAGTTTAAGCCGGGAGATCAATGGGATTATTGTAATGTAAACTTCATGTTGCTCACCAAAGTAGTAGAGGAAATTAGTGGTCTTCCATTCAGCGAATTTGCTAAAAAACGACTATTTGAGCCTCTAGGGATGCTCAATACGATTATTAATGATGATGCCACTCAGATAGTGAAGAATAGAGTGACCCCATATAATCCTAGAAATGCGAGATATGTAGAGGGCTATAAGGAATATGGAATCCAACTAAAGGAGGAGGGAGAATACATCCAGCACCCAAGAATATCGCCTCATTATGGTGGAAGCGGGGTAATTAGCACCATAGATGATCTTCTAAAAGTGGAGCGTTAA
- a CDS encoding NAD(P)-dependent alcohol dehydrogenase, which produces MKAAVRREYGDSDQINLETINIPVPKANQVLVKVHATTVNRTDCANLTAKPFIMRFVLGFSKPRKIVIGTDFSGEVMKVGEDVTSVKVGDRVFGFTDTGSQSQAEGVLVNEDDVFLIPKQLDYKNAAASLEGAHYAYTFIHKVNIQPGQKILINGATGAIGSALLQFVKQYDVQVTVTCNTKNIDLMKSLGADKVIDYTKADFTKDDDRYDFIFDSVGKSRLKKCKPLLKKKGIYISSELGPNAENVFYALVSPFMKNKVVFPVPYNKKKTIPYITKLLGAGKFKPVIDREFHLEKIAEAYDYVMKGQKTGNVVLTMV; this is translated from the coding sequence ATGAAAGCGGCAGTTAGAAGGGAATATGGAGATTCCGATCAGATTAATCTGGAAACTATCAATATTCCAGTCCCTAAAGCAAATCAAGTGTTAGTGAAGGTTCATGCTACCACGGTTAACCGTACAGATTGTGCCAACCTTACCGCTAAGCCTTTCATTATGCGTTTCGTCCTGGGTTTTTCTAAGCCGAGAAAGATAGTTATTGGAACTGATTTTTCAGGAGAGGTGATGAAAGTTGGAGAGGATGTCACCTCAGTAAAAGTTGGGGATCGTGTTTTTGGTTTTACTGATACAGGTTCACAATCTCAGGCAGAAGGAGTATTGGTAAATGAGGATGACGTATTTTTAATTCCAAAGCAACTAGATTATAAAAACGCCGCTGCAAGTCTGGAGGGAGCACATTATGCCTACACCTTCATTCACAAAGTAAATATTCAGCCAGGTCAGAAGATACTGATTAACGGAGCTACAGGAGCTATTGGATCAGCCTTGCTGCAGTTTGTAAAACAGTATGATGTGCAGGTGACTGTCACCTGCAATACTAAGAACATAGATCTTATGAAATCATTGGGAGCAGATAAGGTTATTGATTACACCAAGGCCGATTTCACGAAAGACGATGATAGATACGATTTCATTTTTGATTCGGTGGGTAAAAGCAGATTAAAGAAGTGTAAGCCGCTATTAAAAAAGAAAGGCATTTATATATCCTCTGAACTAGGGCCAAATGCAGAGAACGTGTTTTATGCTCTTGTTTCTCCATTTATGAAGAATAAAGTGGTGTTCCCAGTACCTTACAATAAGAAAAAGACCATTCCATATATTACAAAGTTGCTGGGAGCTGGAAAATTCAAACCCGTTATTGATCGGGAGTTCCATCTGGAAAAAATAGCTGAGGCTTATGATTACGTAATGAAGGGGCAGAAAACGGGTAATGTAGTCTTAACTATGGTTTAA
- a CDS encoding metallophosphoesterase family protein, translating to MKTIAFVSDIHFDEQFPIDQGVNAQQNWDKILESLHSKGIKEVVFGGDIGAASSHELFFDSLKAFSTHIILGNHDEFAEVSKHYNPCNQSNEIYYEMEDDHFKYLFMDSSSEKISQEQLNWLKTAVETNKSVLLFVHHPVLPVKTKIDEMYPLHNRSEVKAILNAAETDITIFCGHYHMNDEQQKGNIKQVITHAGSYQILKDAPEIAVSNSTFGYRIINIVGSKIESTEIVTL from the coding sequence TTGAAAACTATAGCTTTCGTTTCCGACATACATTTTGATGAACAATTTCCGATAGATCAGGGCGTAAATGCTCAACAAAATTGGGATAAGATTTTAGAAAGCCTTCATAGTAAGGGAATTAAGGAAGTGGTTTTTGGAGGAGATATTGGTGCTGCCAGTTCTCATGAACTCTTTTTTGATTCTCTAAAGGCTTTTTCTACTCATATTATTTTGGGTAATCATGATGAATTTGCTGAGGTTTCTAAGCATTATAATCCCTGTAACCAAAGCAACGAAATCTATTATGAAATGGAAGATGACCACTTCAAATACCTCTTTATGGATTCATCTTCTGAGAAAATTAGCCAAGAACAGCTCAATTGGCTGAAAACTGCCGTTGAAACGAACAAGTCAGTGTTGTTATTTGTGCACCATCCTGTGTTGCCAGTAAAGACAAAGATCGACGAAATGTATCCGTTACATAATAGATCTGAAGTGAAAGCTATTCTAAATGCTGCAGAAACGGATATAACCATTTTTTGTGGTCATTACCACATGAACGACGAGCAACAAAAGGGTAATATTAAACAGGTGATTACTCATGCTGGTTCCTACCAAATTTTGAAAGATGCCCCTGAAATAGCAGTGTCAAATTCAACCTTTGGGTATCGGATAATTAATATAGTCGGTAGTAAAATTGAGTCTACAGAAATTGTGACACTCTAA